AGGAAGCGATTGCCAAGATGCGTTATGCGTATGAACAGAGGAAACTACAGCAAGCGGAATCCGCCCAATAACCCAAATATCCTTGTTGAAAACAACGAAGCAATCTTAACCCCACAACTTTTTATTCCTTGAAGGAGGAAACACATGCGCTCAAAGATTCTCTTGTGGATTGGCTTGACTCTCTTCATGGGCGTCATTATCGGCATGGGCTGCGGCGGCGAGAAAAAAGCCGGCCGCGCCGGCGTGCGCTCGGATTTGCAAGAAGCGGCGCTCAAAACGTATGTCGCGCCCGGTGACTTGGATGAGTATTACGTTTTCAAATCCGGCGGGCATTCGGGGCAGGTTTATGTTTATGGCATTCCTTCCATGCGCCACCTCGTTACCATTCCAGTGTTCACGCCGTATCCCGCTACCGGCTATGGTTTCGACAAAGAAACCAAAGAAATGCTGGGCGGCTTCACCTGGGGCGATGCACATCATCCCTCATTGAGCGAGACCAACGGCGACTATGACGGACGCTGGCTGTTCATTTCTGACAACGCCAACAACCGCATGGCGCGCATTGATCTGCGCGATTTCAAAACCAAACAAGTTTTCGGGCCGATTGCAAACGTTTCCGGCAATCATTGTTCCTCGTTTACGACCGAGAATACCGAATACGTGCTCGCCGGCTCGCGCTTTTCAATTCCACTGCCGCGCGGCACGTATGAAAAAATTGAAGACTATGCGACGAAATTCAAAGGCATCGTGGCAGGCATTGCAGTAGATAAAAATACCGGTGAGATGACGCTGGGCTGGGAAGTGTTGATGCCGCCCTTCAACTATGATTTGGGTGACGCGGGCAAAGGCCCGAGCGCGGACTGGGGCTTCTGGACATGCTACAACAGCGAGCGCGCCACCGGCAAGCTCGAAGTAACGGCCTCGCAAAACGATCGCGATTATGTTGTGGCCGTGAATTGGAAAAATGCAGAGAAGGCGATTGCGGACGGCAAGTTCAAAATGATTGGCGGCGCAAAGGTGATCGACCCGAAAGAGGCTGAGGGCGTGGTTTATCTGCTGCCCGCGGCGAAATCGCCGCACGGCGTGGACGTCAGTCCGGACGGCAAATACATTGTTGCTAGCGGCAAGCTGCAAAGCATCACCACGGTGTTCAATATTGAAAAAATGCTGACCGCGATTCAAAACAAAGATTTCACCGGCAATGAAGATGGTGTGCCGGTGTTGAATTATGATAGCGTGAAAGATGCCGAAGTGAACGTCGGCCTCGGCCCGCTGCACACGCAATTTGACGATAAAGGCTTTGCCTATACCTCATTGTTCGTCGAGAGCGCAGTGGCCAAGTGGCAGCTCGGCACGTGGGAAGTCGTGGATAAGATTCCGATTTCGTACAACATTGGCCATTTGACTGCTGCGGAAGGCGACACCAAAAGCCCGGACGGCAAATATTTAATCGCGCTCAACAAGCTTTCGCATGGCCGGCATTTGAGCGTTGGCCCCTCGCAACCCGAGTCGTCGCAGTTGATTGACATCAGCGGTGAAAAAATGGCGTTGCTGTATGATGCTTTCACTGAGCCGGAGCCGCATTACGCGCAGATCATCAAAGCCGACAAGCTCAATCCCATCGAAGTTTATCCCAAGGAAGAAAACAAGCATCCCAAGGCGATTTGGGATGTGAAGGATGCGCGCGTGGAACGCAACGGCAAGAACGTCGAAGTCTATATGGTCGCGGTGCGCAGCAGTTTTGAGCCGTGGAATGTTGAAGTCAACAAAGGCGACAAGGTCACGATCTACATGACCAACATCGAGCAAACCACGGACGAGTTGCACGGCTTTGGTTTGAATGAGTACAATCTCAATATCGTTGCGGATCCGGGCGAAACCAAAGTCATCGAATTCACTGCGGACAAAGCCGGCGTGTTCCCGTTTTATTGCACGAACTTCTGCTCCGCGCTGCATCAGGAAATGCAGGGATATTTGCTGGTGAAGCCGTAGGGCTATAATCGCGCTGCTCGGGCGCCAAGGATCGCCTTTTGAATAACGCTTCCAATTTTTGAACCGCCAATTAACGCGAAAGAACGCTAATTTTTTATTCGCGTAGATTCGCGCCTATTCGCGGTTGAAGTCTTGCGAAAGTTATATCCCAAAAGCGCCCGGGCAGTTAATGGAGAATGTGATGCAAAAATACATTGACAAGGCCAATTCCTTTTTTGAAACGCCAATAGATTTTCGCAGCCGGGTGTTGATCTTAGTCGCCGCGCTGTTTTTGCTGCCGACGTATTTCTTGCCATTGTGGAATTTGAAACTGTACTCGAACCAGTTTCCGGAAGGGCTGCTGCTGAAGATTTATTCGTACAAATTGGAGGGCGGCCAGAGCGCTTATCGCGACGATCTAAGAGAAATCAATGCGCTCAATCACTACATCGGCATGCGCGAATTGAAAGAGGAAGAATTCACCGAATTCAAGTGGATTCCCTTTGTCATTGGCGGCGTTATGCTGCTGGCGTTGCGCGTGGTGGTGCTGGGCAAAATGTCGAAGCTGGTTGACGTGTTTGTGATGTTTTCCTATTTTGGATTGTTTTCGCTGTGGAGTTTCTATCACAAACTGTATGTTTATGGCCATGAGCTTGATCCCACCGCTGCCGTGAAAGTCGCGCCGTTTACGCCGCCATTGATCGGCCATCAAACGTTGGCAAATTTTGAAGTATACAGTTATCCCAATGTTGGTTCCTATTTCATGGCCGTTATGCCGCTGTTGTTGCTTATGGCCATGTGGCTCTCGCGCAAAGCCTGGCAAAAAAACAAACCATAACAGCAAAGCGCGAAGAATCCTTTTGCAATCTCTGTGTTGAAATAAAAAGCCTTTGAGTGAGATGTCTCCCATGAAAATTCCCTCACCACTTCTCCCCAATGAGCACGGCGCGTGGGCCGTGCTGCTCGCGCCGCTGATCCTCGGCGCGAGTGCGGCGGACGAGTGGCATGGGAACGTTGTTGTTCTTGCGATTGCGGCGCTGGCATTTTTCCTCAGCTATGTGCCGCTGCAAATTATCTTGCGCCATCATGGCGGCTCGGTTCAAGCGCCGCAACGCTTGCGTGCTGCGCATTTTTGGGCAACGGTTGATTTGACTCTCGGCGGGCTTGCGCTGCTGCCGCTTTTCCGGCAGAAATTGTGGCTGCTGTTAATGATCGGCGCGGCTGCGGCTTTCCTGTTCATCGTTCACTTTTTGTGGATGCGCCGCCATGCCAAAGGCTTGGTGAGCGATTTCATCGCGATGGCGGGATTGGCGCTCACCGCGCCGGCGGCCTACTATGTGAGCACAACGCGAATCGATCAAACCGCCGTGCTGCTGTGGCTGTTCAGTATTCTCTTTTTTGGTTGCAGCGCGGTTTACGTACATATGAAAATCCGCGCGACGACTCTGAAAAAAACGACACTGTCCTGGCATGAGAAGCTTTCAATTGGCAAGCTGAATTTGGTGTATCATCTCGCCGTTTTACTGGTGATCGGTGTGTTTACCCTCACATTGTTCGCGCCGCTGTTGGCTTTTGCTGCGTTCGTGCCGATAACGTTGCATGCTGTTTACGGCACTCTCAAGCTTTCCGCTGCGGTGCGTTTCAAAAGGCTAGGGTTTATCTTGGTCGGCCATACTTTAATCTTCATTTTGCTGTTGGGATTGACGCATGCCCGCCCGCCCGCGCAAATGGAGAGTGAGGCTGGGTCTGCCGATACAAGCACGGCGCGAGCTTCATTCGATCTGCACGCCGCATTGCGCCGCGCACAACGCGGTGACACGATTCTCGTTCCCGCCGGCGTTTATGAAGGCAATTTCATCGTTGCTAAGAAGCTCACGTTGATCGGCCGCGATTGGCCGGTGTTGCACGCCAACGGCAAGGGCAGTTGCCTCACCATTACTGCGGATTCCTGCACCGTCACGGGGTTCGAGGTGGCAAGCTGCGGCGGCATGCTTGTGGATGAAGACGCCGGCATTCTGATCAAATCGCACGGCAATGTGATTGCCGGCAATCGCTTGCGCGATATTTTATTCGGCATTTATCTTTTTCAAGCCGATCACAATACCATTGCGGAGAATCACATTGTTGGCCGCAAACGACTTGAGCTGGGCGAGCGCGGCAGCGGTATTCATTTGTGGAATTCGCGCTGGAACCGGCTGGTGGACAACGTGATTACTGATGTGCGCGACGGTTTCTATATTCAATACGCGAATCACACATTTATCGCGCGCAATGAAGTTTTTGGCGTACGCTATGGCCTGCACTACATGTACGCGGATTCGAATATTTTTCTGCAAAACGAGTTTCACCACAACGTCGCCGGCGCGGCCATCATGTACTCGCGCGGCATTCATCTGCGCCGCAACGTGTTCGCGCACAATCGCGGGTTCTCCTCGTTCGGCATCCTATTTCAGGATTGCCACGAGGCGGTCGCAGATTCGAATGTGATCGTTAACAATGCAGTCGGCATGTTCTTCGAGGCCTCGACGGGCAATCAGTTTCGCCGCAACGTGATTGCGCAAAACGACGTGGCGTTGCAAATGTATCAAAACTCTGTGCAAAATGTTTTTTCGGAAAACAATTTCATCGATAATTTAAGCCCGTTGTCCCTGGTGGGCAAACGCACGGAAACGCATTGGAGTGAAAACGGCCGCGGCAATTATTGGAGTACCTATGAAGGCTACGATCTCGATCACGACGGCATCGGCGACGTTCCAATGAAGATTCAAAACGTATTTGATTACCTCGAAGGCCGCGCGCCGAATCTGCGCCTCTATCTTTACAGTCCAGCTTCGCAAGCGCTGGCCGCTGCGACGAAGGCGTTTCCGATCATCGCTATCAACAACGAAGCGGATGAGCATCCACTGATGCGGCCGGTTGATCTGCGCAGCTCGAATGCAGCCAGGCTTGGACTCAAAGGGTTGGAGGATGCTTTGATCCGCTGAGTTCAGGCCTGGCTTCACTCAACTTTAGAGAGAAACATGATTCAAGTCGAACATCTCACCAAACGCTACGGCAAATTCACGGCCGTTGACGATATATCATTTTGCGTCAACGAAGGCGAAGTTTTTGCATTTCTCGGTCCGAATGGCAGCGGCAAAACCACGACCATGAAAACCATCGTGGGTTTGAATGTGCCGACCTCGGGGCGCGTGCTGGTGAACGGCTTCGACGTGGGTGAGCATCCCAAAGCCGCAAAGCGGTTGCTCAGTTATTTGCCGCAGCGCGTGGTGTTTCCCGAAAATCTTACGGCGCGTGAAGTGATGCGTTTTTACGATCGCGTGCGCAAATTACCAAAAGCGCTGGCGGATGAAGCGCTCGCGGCCGCAAACTTCAACGGGTTTTCCGACAAGCCGGTGAGCGAGTTTTCCGGCGGCATGGTGCAGCGTTTGGGGTTGGCGGTGGCAGCGCTGCCCGATGCGCTAATTTTGCTGCTCGATGAGCCTACGGCGAACCTCGATCCCGTTGGCGTGAAGCGATTCCGCGATTTTGTGCTGGAACAGAAAGCGCGCGGCAAAACCATCATTTTCTCCACGCATTTGCTCGCCGAAGCCGAACAACTCGCCGATCGCGTCGGCATTTTTGTGAGCGGCAAACTTGTGGCGCAGGAGGCGATTGAAAATCTCCGTAAAACGTTTTTAGCCAACGGCACGATTGAAGATATGTATTTGCATTATGTCGGATTGGAAAAATGAGAACGCTGGCAAGATACAAAAACTTCACGCTAAGACGCAGAGACGTAAAGGTGCCGCAAAGAAAAAGCTTGGCGTACACTTTGCGCCTTTGCGTCACTGCGTGCGCCGTTTATTTATTTGCTTGCGGCCCCTCCGAAATCAAACCCGTTGACATTTATCCCGAAGACATGTGCAGCCAATGCCGCATGGCCATCTCAGAGCCGGTGTTTGCCTCAGAGATCATCACAACTGCTGGCGACGTTTTCAAATTCGATGATCTCGGCTGTTTGGAGAAATTCCAGGAAAAGTCCGGGGAGCTTAAGATTTCCGCAGCCTTTGTGAAGGATTACGAGACCAAAAACTGGCTGCTCTACGAGCACAGCACCATCGTGCAGACGAGTCTGCAAACGCCCATGGGCTCCGGCAAAATCGCATTTGCCGATCCCGCGCAAGCGCGAGAGTACCGCGAAAAATTTCCAACAAGAGAATGATTTTTTAATTACGGCAAGCCCAAGCTGCGCGTTGTTATTGCATGTACGGCATGTTTCCTAAACGTCGTCGCAGGCAGAAGGAGGTAATCATGTCATTCAAGATTCGTCGCGTCGATTACTTTTACACGACCATCAAAGATCAATCCGGCGAGGCGTACAAACTGCTTTCGCAACTGGCAGAGCTGGGCATCAACCTGCTCGCTTTTTCGGGCGTGCCCATGGGGCCGATGCGCACGCAACTCACGCTTTTTCCGGAAGACACCTTGAAGATGAAGAACGCTGCCGACAAGGCCGGGCTTGCATTGGACGGACCGCACCCCGCGCTTTTGGTGCAGGGTGATGATGAACTGGGCGCGCTGGCCGGGATTCACATGAAACTCTATGAAGCGAACGTCAATGTCTATGCTTCCAGCGGCATTTCGGACGGCAAAGGAAGTTATGGTTATGTCATCTACGTTCGCCCGGATGAATACGGCGCTGCCGCAAAAGCTTTGGGAGTATGAAACTGCTGGCGATGCTGCGATATCTGAAATCAAAGCATGCGCGCACAACCGAGAATGCAATAATGGACACGAAAACAATTTTTGACATCGCCCGGCAAGAGTTGATCATCAACATGCGCAACAAATGGACGCTCATTTTCGCCGTTGTGTTCGGCGCGTTGGTGGTGAGTGTTTCGTATTTTGGCATGCGCGCGGAAGGCTTTGACGGCGTGCAGAATTTTACGCGCACCTCGGCGAGCATTTTGAATCTCGTGCTCTATCTCGTGCCGCTCGTGGCGCTCATCATGGGCACGCTGAGTTTCACGGGCGACAAAGGCGCAACCGAGCTGCTCTATTCACAACCGGTGCTGCGCAGTGAAGTGCAGCTCGGCAAGTTGCTCGGCGTGTTTGGCTCCATGGTTATTTCGACGCTGACCGGTTTCACGGTTGCCGGCGCCATGATCATTGCGGCACACGGCCCGGGCGAGTTGCTGCGTTACGCGATGTTCGTTGCGCTTTCTCTGGCCCTGGCGTTGGTTTTCTTGTGTCTCGCCGTTTTGGTTGCCACCGCCAATCAACGCAAAGCGCGCGCCTTTGGCGTCTCGCTATTCTTGTGGTTTTTCTTTGTATTGTTTTATGATTTGCTCGCGGTGGGCGGCACGCTTTTACTGAAGGGCAAATCCGCGAATGCGTTTTTGTTCCTTTCGTTATTCGGCAATCCGGTTGACATGGCGCGCGTTGCCTCTCTCATTGTGATTGATGGCGTCACCATCTTTGGCGCCGCGGGTGCAGCGTTGTTGCGTTTTCTCGGGGGCAAGATGGCGAGTGTGTTGCTTCTGGTTTTCGGATTGACGGTTTGGATTGCTGTCCCGCTTTTCATCTCGCAACGTTTGCTCAATCGACAGGATATTTGAAAGAAGGGAAAATGCGAAGTCAGGCTTGGACGCCATGAGTTTGGATACCATCTCAGTCCTTTGCGTCCAAGCCTGACTTCACTTTTTTTGAGGCGAATTGGTGACGAAAAAATTTTTTATCGCTGCCGGATTAGCGGTCCTCGTGCTCGCCATTGTGAGTTTCGTATTGGCAAAATGGTGGGCCGAACGCGAGCGAAACGAACAGCTTCATTACCAGCGGGAAGAAACCGAGCTGATCGTTTCCAACCTCATTAACGCACGCGTTGCTCTTTTCAAAGCGGGAAAAAATCTTGCGGACACTGCCGGTGTCGCGGCATTCAACGGTCAGCGGCTCTGGTTGCCGCGCGGCAATTATTTCCTGCGCGCCGAGCATGGCGGAAATAATCTTTTCATTCCCGCGCCGATTCAGGGCTATCGTTCCGGTCCGGATGATGGCGGTGCGTTCCTTGTGACGCTGCGCCCGTTGCCCCGGACTTATCCGCCCCGCCTTCTCTCCCATTCGCCGGAATTTGTTTATATTCCCAGCGGCAGTTTTCTTTTTGGCGATTGTTCGAATCCGCGCGAGCCGCACTATCTTTGGCTCTCGGCATATTTTATCAATCCCTTTGAAGTAACAAATGCCGAGTTCCGCGAATTTCTCGACGATCCTTCGGGCTACGCCGATGCGGCAAACTGGACGGAGGCTGGAAAACGCTGGATGGCCTCCAAGCCGTCTCACGTGACTGCCCGGTTGACATCTGAAGATGCGGACTACCAACGCTTCGGACAGCCCGATCAGCCGGTGGTGTGGGTAAATTGGTTTGAAGCCCGTGCGTATTGCAAATGGCTGACGAAAAAAATCGGCAACGGCCGCTGGTTGTTCGTTCTGCCCACCGAAGCCGAGTGGGAGAAAGCCGGCCGCGGGCCCGATAATTTGGATTATGGTTTGAGTATGTTCATCAGCGACAATGAAACGTCATTATATAATTGGAAAAAAAATCCCGACGCAGTCGTGACTGTCGTCGGGATACAAGATTCCTACTCCTCCTACCGCCCGAATCGTTTCGGCGTTTACCATCTCACCGGCAACACGGTGGAATGGACGCAATCGATCAACCGGTCTTTTAATAAAGAACATCCTTATGTTGATGATGAGCGCAACCACGACGACACGCCGGGCTTGCGCGTGGCGCGCGGCGGCTCGTGGTACAGCGCAAGCGTGGCCCTGCTGCACGTTGCCTATCGCGATGCGTTTCAACCGGAGCACAGCAGCCAGGATATCGGATTCCGCATTGCGGCGCGCCTGCTGCCGTGAAACCGTTCACGAGGAACCGCGGCTGAAACGGCGCGGTTTGGCGGCCTTGCTTTTATGCTTGGCGGCTGCCGACAAATTATCTTGCGCCATGCGCAACAAGGTGCCGTTGCGCAATGCAGTTGTAATCGTGTTGCGAATGCCCTTCCAGCGAGAATGAAAGGGACAGGGATTGACGTCGCTGCACGCGGGCAGGCCGAGCGCACAATTTTTGGTGAGGGCATCGCCGTCGATGATATCGACGATTTCCATAAGAGAAATTTTCCCCGGCGAGCGCGCAAACGTGAAACCTCCCCGGCGGCCTTTTACGGAATGCAGAACCCCGCCCTTCACCAACAATTGAAACGTTTTGGCGAGAAAAGGCGCGGGCGTGTCGGTACGGGCCGACAGTTCTTGCACGGCCCAGGATACCTGCTCGGGTTGTTGCGCCATTTCCAACAAAGCCCGCAAGGCATATTCACAAGCGCGGCTAAAGATGACAGGCATAACCGTTTCCTTTGTTGTTTTATGCTTCGCCATCGCGGTTAAACTGCACGCCGCCAATATAGTGCACACACCGGTGAGATGCAATAATACAGGATAAAAAAATCCGAAAAATCTCTTGACAATAATTCGGAAAGCGTTATATTGCACAAAAACAGGATAAAAATATCTTAAATCGTGCCGCGTTTAGACTGTCCCGCGCGCGGCTCACCTTTCTCAACGGAAGGGCCCCGCCATGAAAATTTTATCCTCTCCTCGTGTCGCCGCAGGTGCGCTGTCCCTCGGCTTTGCCGGACTTGGTTTGCTGGGTTTTGCTTCCGCGTGGCATGCCGATGATCCCCACTCCGGCCTCATAACCTTTGCCTATCGCCCCACCCAAAAAATACCCAGCTCGCCTGCGCTTTTGGCCGAAGGGGAAAAGATATACGCGCAACAATGCGCCCCCTGTCACGGCATAAACGGCGACGGCGAAGGTGAGGCGGCTTATCTACTCTATCCCAAGCCACGTGATTTCATCGCCGGCCAATACCGCATCGTCTCAACTTGGGAAAGACTGCCCACCGATGAGGATTTGTACACGACAATCTCACGCGGCATTCCCGGCTCGGCCATGCCCTCGTGGGCGCATTTGCCGGAACAAACACGCTGGGGGCTGGTGCATTATATTAAAACCTTTGCGCAAAACCCCATTCAACCGAATACCGCCGAGAGTGAAAGCGGCGCGGGCGTTATCAAAGTTCCGCCGGAGCCGCCGTACACTGCCGAAGCTGCCAGCCGCGCACAAGAATTTTTCCGCGATGCCTGCGCCTCTTGTCATGGCGAAAAAGGCAAAGGCGATGGCGTGCAGGAACAGTTTGACGAGAAAGGTTATCCCACGCGGCCGCGCGATTTGACCGTCGGCGTTTTTAAAGGCATTCCCGAGCCGCAGGAGGTTTATCGCCGCATTGTTGCCGGTTTGCCCGGCACGCCGATGCCCATGAGTGATTGGTCATATGGCGCTGATGCCTGGGACTTGACGCATTTTATTTTGTCGATGTCGAGTCCCGAGCAGCGCGAACGTGCAGAGATGAGAAAGTTCCAAATCGTTGCGCGTTATGTACCGCTGATTCCCGATCATCCCGATGCGAGTGTTTGGCGCGAGGCCACGCCGGTCAATCTCCACATGATGCCGCTGTGGTGGCGCAACGATCGCCCGGAGATATTAACCGTGCAAGCGGTGCACGACGGCAAAGAGCTGGCGCTGCGCCTGATGTGGTACGACGACACCAATGACAAAACCGCGATGCGCGTGCAGGATTTCCGCGACGCCGCGGCCGTGTCATTTACGCTCGATCCCGATCCGCCGTTTTTCGGCATGGGCGAGAAAGGCCGCTTTGTCAATATTTGGATGTGGAAGGCAGAGCGGCAGGCGGATATGGAAGCGGCTTTTCAAGACCTCGACAAAGTCTATCCCAACATCGGCATCGACTCCTATCCGAATTTGATGCGCACCGCGCTCGAGCAACCGACGCGGCGCGCACTGACGATGGAATCCGACCCGACGTTCATCACTGGTTGGGGCGCGGGCAATATCGTTTCCGATCCCACCCGCGAAAGCGCGGCCGAGGCCTTGCACGCGCAAGGATTCGGCACGCTCAAAGCGCATCCGATTCCCGATCAACTCGTGACGGCCAAAGGCGCTTATGACATCGGCACGTACCGCGTTATCTTTCGTCGCGCACTTAAAGCAGCTTCCAAAGATTCAAAAGCCTCCAAGAATTTGTTTGACTTGACGCCCGGCCAAACGGTGCGCGTGTCTTTCGCGGTGTGGAACGGCAGCGCCGGCGATCGCGATGGTAAGAAGTCAGTCACGATTTGGCAGGATCTCATCATTGCCAAATAGATGGATTGCTGGATTAGTGAATTGATGGATTAATGGAATGATAAGTATTCCATTATTTGTAAAACCATCAATCCAGTAATCCAACAATCCAGCAATCCAAAAATCCATTGATCCATCAATCCAATACTCCATATAACGAGGAGAAGCTCATGTCACAGACGATTGATGATTTCGGCATTATGAACCGCCGTGCCTTCCTGCGTTGGATGGGCGTGGGCGCGGGAACAACGGTGCTGAATATGGGATTGCCGCTGCATCTTCTGGCCTCGGTTGATCCTGATCAAAATCCGCTGGCCGGCTCGGTGAATCGCAATTGGGAAAAGATTTATCGCGATCAATACAAATATGATTCCTCTTTTGACTGGGTGTGCTCGCCGAACGACACGCATGCCTGCCGCGTGCGCGCGTATGTGCGCAACGGCATCGTCACCCGCATGGGCGCAACGTATGATTATCAGGATTACGCCGACATTTACGGCAATCATGCGACGAACAATTGGAACCCGCGCCAGTGCGCGAAAGGCTACACGTTCCATCGCGTCATTTACGGGCCGTATCGCTTGAAGCATCCGATCGTGCGCAAGGGCTGGAAAGCGTGGGCCGATGCCGGCTTTCCCGAGCTCACGCCGGAATTAAAATCAAAATATAAATTTGATAGTCGCGGCGATGATGAGTTTGTGCAAATTTCTTGGGAAGACGCGTCCGACAATATCGCCAAAGCGCTCGTTGCCATTTCCACGCGCTACAGCGGCGAAGAGGGCAAGAAACGTTTGCTCGATCAAGGCTATCAACCTGAAATGGTGGAGGCGACGCACGGCGCCGGCACGCGCTGCGTGAAGATGCGCGGCGGCATGGGCCTGCTCGGCGTTATGGGCAAATACGGCATGTATCGCCTCAACAACTCGCTCGCCCTGCTCGATGCGAAAATTCGCGGCGTGGGTCACGACAAGGCGCTCGCCGGACGCAACTGGTCGAATTACACGTGGCACGGCGATCAAGCGCCCGGCCATCCGTGGGTGCATGGCCTGCAAGCTTCCGACTGCGATTTCAACGATCTGCGCTTCTCCAAATTGATCATCATGGACGGCAAAAATTTGGTGGAAAACAAGCTCACGGATTCGCATTGGTTCATCGAGTGCATGGAGCGCGGCGCGAAGATCGTGGTGATTGCGCCGGAATATGGCCCGCCTTCGACGAAGGCCGATTACTGGATTCCGATTCGCCCGGCCACCGATGCAGCGCTGTGGCTTGGCATCACCAAAATCATGATTGACAACAAATGGTACGACGAAAAATTCGTCAAGCAATTCACCGATCTGCCGCTGCTGGTGCGCAAAGACAATCTCAAACGCCTGCGCGCGCACGAAGTTTTTCCCGATTATAAAACCACGCTCGGCCCGGACGGCCCGTCGATGAAAATTCAAGGCATGACCAAAGAGCAACACGACAAGCTCGGCGATTATGTGATTTGGGATGCGAAAACGAACAAGGCGGCTGCCATCACGCGCGATGACATCGGCGAAACACTGGAGAAAAAAGGCCTCGATCCGGTTTTAGACGGCAGTTTCAAAATCAAACTCGTCGATGGCAAAGAAATCGAAGTCGCGACGCTGTGGACGCTGTATCAAGTGCATCTGAAAGATTACGATCTCGCCTCGGTTTGCGAGATGACCGACGCGCCGAAGAATTTGATCGAGCAGTTGGCCAAAGATATCGCGACGATGAAGCCGGTGGCGATTCATCAGGGTGAGGGCATCAATCACTGGTTCCACGCGACGGAGATGAACCGCGCCGCGTATTTGCCGCTGATGCTCACCGGCAACATCGGCAAGCCCGGCGCGGGTTGCCACACGTGGGCGGGAAATTACAAAGCCGCGCTCTTTCAAGGCTCGCCGTGGACGGGGCCCGGCTTCAAAGGCTGGGTCGCCGAAGAC
This is a stretch of genomic DNA from Cytophagia bacterium CHB2. It encodes these proteins:
- the nosZ gene encoding Sec-dependent nitrous-oxide reductase, producing the protein MRSKILLWIGLTLFMGVIIGMGCGGEKKAGRAGVRSDLQEAALKTYVAPGDLDEYYVFKSGGHSGQVYVYGIPSMRHLVTIPVFTPYPATGYGFDKETKEMLGGFTWGDAHHPSLSETNGDYDGRWLFISDNANNRMARIDLRDFKTKQVFGPIANVSGNHCSSFTTENTEYVLAGSRFSIPLPRGTYEKIEDYATKFKGIVAGIAVDKNTGEMTLGWEVLMPPFNYDLGDAGKGPSADWGFWTCYNSERATGKLEVTASQNDRDYVVAVNWKNAEKAIADGKFKMIGGAKVIDPKEAEGVVYLLPAAKSPHGVDVSPDGKYIVASGKLQSITTVFNIEKMLTAIQNKDFTGNEDGVPVLNYDSVKDAEVNVGLGPLHTQFDDKGFAYTSLFVESAVAKWQLGTWEVVDKIPISYNIGHLTAAEGDTKSPDGKYLIALNKLSHGRHLSVGPSQPESSQLIDISGEKMALLYDAFTEPEPHYAQIIKADKLNPIEVYPKEENKHPKAIWDVKDARVERNGKNVEVYMVAVRSSFEPWNVEVNKGDKVTIYMTNIEQTTDELHGFGLNEYNLNIVADPGETKVIEFTADKAGVFPFYCTNFCSALHQEMQGYLLVKP
- a CDS encoding ABC transporter ATP-binding protein, with the translated sequence MIQVEHLTKRYGKFTAVDDISFCVNEGEVFAFLGPNGSGKTTTMKTIVGLNVPTSGRVLVNGFDVGEHPKAAKRLLSYLPQRVVFPENLTAREVMRFYDRVRKLPKALADEALAAANFNGFSDKPVSEFSGGMVQRLGLAVAALPDALILLLDEPTANLDPVGVKRFRDFVLEQKARGKTIIFSTHLLAEAEQLADRVGIFVSGKLVAQEAIENLRKTFLANGTIEDMYLHYVGLEK
- the nosD gene encoding nitrous oxide reductase family maturation protein NosD, producing the protein MSPMKIPSPLLPNEHGAWAVLLAPLILGASAADEWHGNVVVLAIAALAFFLSYVPLQIILRHHGGSVQAPQRLRAAHFWATVDLTLGGLALLPLFRQKLWLLLMIGAAAAFLFIVHFLWMRRHAKGLVSDFIAMAGLALTAPAAYYVSTTRIDQTAVLLWLFSILFFGCSAVYVHMKIRATTLKKTTLSWHEKLSIGKLNLVYHLAVLLVIGVFTLTLFAPLLAFAAFVPITLHAVYGTLKLSAAVRFKRLGFILVGHTLIFILLLGLTHARPPAQMESEAGSADTSTARASFDLHAALRRAQRGDTILVPAGVYEGNFIVAKKLTLIGRDWPVLHANGKGSCLTITADSCTVTGFEVASCGGMLVDEDAGILIKSHGNVIAGNRLRDILFGIYLFQADHNTIAENHIVGRKRLELGERGSGIHLWNSRWNRLVDNVITDVRDGFYIQYANHTFIARNEVFGVRYGLHYMYADSNIFLQNEFHHNVAGAAIMYSRGIHLRRNVFAHNRGFSSFGILFQDCHEAVADSNVIVNNAVGMFFEASTGNQFRRNVIAQNDVALQMYQNSVQNVFSENNFIDNLSPLSLVGKRTETHWSENGRGNYWSTYEGYDLDHDGIGDVPMKIQNVFDYLEGRAPNLRLYLYSPASQALAAATKAFPIIAINNEADEHPLMRPVDLRSSNAARLGLKGLEDALIR
- a CDS encoding DUF1422 family protein, translated to MQKYIDKANSFFETPIDFRSRVLILVAALFLLPTYFLPLWNLKLYSNQFPEGLLLKIYSYKLEGGQSAYRDDLREINALNHYIGMRELKEEEFTEFKWIPFVIGGVMLLALRVVVLGKMSKLVDVFVMFSYFGLFSLWSFYHKLYVYGHELDPTAAVKVAPFTPPLIGHQTLANFEVYSYPNVGSYFMAVMPLLLLMAMWLSRKAWQKNKP
- a CDS encoding formylglycine-generating enzyme family protein, which translates into the protein MVTKKFFIAAGLAVLVLAIVSFVLAKWWAERERNEQLHYQREETELIVSNLINARVALFKAGKNLADTAGVAAFNGQRLWLPRGNYFLRAEHGGNNLFIPAPIQGYRSGPDDGGAFLVTLRPLPRTYPPRLLSHSPEFVYIPSGSFLFGDCSNPREPHYLWLSAYFINPFEVTNAEFREFLDDPSGYADAANWTEAGKRWMASKPSHVTARLTSEDADYQRFGQPDQPVVWVNWFEARAYCKWLTKKIGNGRWLFVLPTEAEWEKAGRGPDNLDYGLSMFISDNETSLYNWKKNPDAVVTVVGIQDSYSSYRPNRFGVYHLTGNTVEWTQSINRSFNKEHPYVDDERNHDDTPGLRVARGGSWYSASVALLHVAYRDAFQPEHSSQDIGFRIAARLLP
- a CDS encoding Rrf2 family transcriptional regulator; the encoded protein is MAKHKTTKETVMPVIFSRACEYALRALLEMAQQPEQVSWAVQELSARTDTPAPFLAKTFQLLVKGGVLHSVKGRRGGFTFARSPGKISLMEIVDIIDGDALTKNCALGLPACSDVNPCPFHSRWKGIRNTITTALRNGTLLRMAQDNLSAAAKHKSKAAKPRRFSRGSS